A genomic window from Ananas comosus cultivar F153 linkage group 22, ASM154086v1, whole genome shotgun sequence includes:
- the LOC109727662 gene encoding uncharacterized protein LOC109727662, with translation MALAHSVLPLPLPRATAPPSSAATAGAELAPPASGLSVALFASHRPRPNRRSALSPSVSLLRRSRRRVRAVHESGSTLAVDAFANIKHILLPITDRNPYLSEGTRQAAATTTSLAKKYGSDITVVVIDDKPKESIPEHDAQLSSIRWHLSEGGFKEFGLMERLGEGKKPTAIIGEVADDLNLDLVVLSMEAIHSKHVDGNLLAEFIPCPVLLLPL, from the exons aTGGCGCTCGCTCACTCTGTcctcccccttcccctcccccgcGCCACTGcccccccctcctccgccgccactgCCGGGGCCGAGCTGGCGCCGCCGGCGAGCGGGCTCTCCGTCGCCCTCTTCGCCTCCCATCGTCCCAGACCCAATCGGAGGAGCGCCCTCTCCCCCTCCGTCTCCCTCCTCCGAAGATCCCGACGCAGAG taagggcagtgcatgAATCTGGAAGTACTTTGGCTGTTGATGCTTTTGCGAATATCAAGCATATCCTCCTTCCAATCACTGATCGGAACCCTTATCTCTCAGAGGGAACCAGACAG GCTGCAGCAACTACCACTTCTCTAGCGAAAAAGTACGGATCAGACATTACAGTCGTCG TTATCGATGACAAGCCGAAAGAGTCCATCCCAGAGCACGACGCTCAACTTTCTAGCATCAGATGGCACCTTTCAGAAG GCGGATTTAAGGAGTTTGGGTTGATGGAGCGGCTTGGGGAAGGGAAGAAGCCGACTGCGATCATCGGCGAGGTCGCCGACGACCTCAACTTGGATTTGGTAGTCTTAAGCATGGAAGCAATCCACTCGAAGCACGTGGACGGGAACTTGTTGGCCGAGTTCATCCCTTGCCCTGTGCTGCTTTTGCCTCTCTAG
- the LOC109727529 gene encoding LOW QUALITY PROTEIN: putative UPF0496 protein 2 (The sequence of the model RefSeq protein was modified relative to this genomic sequence to represent the inferred CDS: deleted 2 bases in 1 codon), translated as MWAKLRRSLSSSSSSSPPRSGEAPPMAIEYITKSKTPLTVEEEYNMALRTKSFLDIWAKAHHHNKPQHAEAEAEADAEAEAEAEAEEEEKRNSHPSSCSFSSSCNNHSSLKVTEFVLEPSQDSLRAATARIRLHRRRALLLDYFDATSEACGACVALLSSVHRARCHHRRIRRLLLRLSLNAHSTNTSTNTLSNKGERPNTSINTNTLSDEGQRPTNNKNNWITPVSRELARHVDGRDNPLSAQSLARFHHAHARYAPLAARRLARRARSAGRILLLGACGGSAGKGKSKNTAKKKGKAEVDAAAKGAYIVGRDLDTVSRMVRRAHDEVEHGRDVARIALRAYDGGGGGGGGGGREVAREAAREVEFGAVELAEQLAELEEHVCLCLITINRSRRLVAREIMTTTAQTPFF; from the exons ATGTGGGCAAAGCTACGAAGGtcgttgtcttcttcttcttcttcttctcctccaagaTCAG GAGAAGCCCCTCCCATGGCGATAGAGTACATAACCAAATCTAAAACCCCATTAACGGTGGAGGAGGAGTACAACATGGCTCTCCGCACCAAGTCCTTCTTGGACATCTGGGCCAAGGCACATCACCACAACAAACCCCAACatgcagaagcagaagctgaagctgatgcagaagcagaagcagaagcagaagcagaagaggaggagaagcggAATTCTCACCCTTCGAGTTGTTCTTTTAGCTCTTCTTGTAACAATCACAGCAGTTTGAAGGTCACCGAGTTCGTACTCGAGCCCAGCCAAGACTCGCtccgcgccgccaccgcccgcatccgcctccaccgccgccgcgcccTCCTGCTCGACTACTTCGACGCGACCTCCGAGGCGTGCGGCGCGTGCGTCGCCCTGCTGTCCTCCGTCCACCGCGCGCGGTGCCACCACCGCCgcatccgccgcctcctcctccgcctctccctGAACGCACACAGCACCAACACCAGCACCAACACTCTCAGTAATAAGGGAGAACGTCCTAACACCAGCATCAACACCAACACTCTCAGTGATGAGGGACAACGTCCTACTAATAATAAGAATAACTGGATTACTCCAGTATCTAGAGAGCTCGCGCGGCACGTCGACGGGCGCGACAATCCGCTCTCCGCGCAGAGCCTCGCACGGTTCCACCACGCCCACGCCCGCTACGCGCCGCTCGCGGCCCG TCGACTGGCCCGCAGGGCCAGGAGCGCCGGCCGAATTCTCCTCCTTGGCGCCTGCGGCGGCTCCGCGGGGAAGGGTAAGAGTAAGAACAcggcgaagaagaaggggaAGGCGGAGGTGGACGCAGCGGCGAAGGGGGCGTACATTGTGGGGAGGGACCTGGACACGGTGAGCCGGATGGTGCGGCGGGCGCACGACGAGGTCGAGCACGGGCGCGACGTCGCGCGCATCGCCCTGCGGGCctacgacggcggcggcggcggcggcggcggcgggggaagGGAGGTGGCCAGGGAGGCGGCGCGGGAGGTGGAGTTCGGAGCGGTGGAGCTGGCGGAGCAGCTGGCGGAGCTGGAGGAGCACGTCTGCCTCTGCCTCATCACCATCAACCGCAGCCGCCGCCTCGTCGCCCGCGAGATCATGACGACCACGGCTCAAACACCATTCTTTTAA
- the LOC109727678 gene encoding peroxidase 64 — translation MAALIASFLLAFSLLLVGVNALMVDYYAETCPGVEEAVEEAVKKATANDNTVPAALLRMHFHDCFIRGCDGSVLVDSQGNNTAEKDGPPNISLHAFYVIDNAKKAVEELCPGVVSCADILALAARDAVAISGGPIWEVPTGRKDGKISRASDTSQLPAPTFNFSQLKQSFSQRGLSTGNLVALSGGHTLGFAHCSSFQNRIHNFDATDDVDPSMNPAFADSLRKACPAHNKVRSAGSAMDSTNTVFDNTYYKLLLQGKGLFSSDEALLTHRKTMELVARFADSQKAFERAFVKAMIRMSSLTGGDGVRLDCRVVT, via the exons atggccgcgcttatcgcTTCTTTTCTTCTCGCATTCTCCCTTCTACTTGTCGGTGTTAACGCGCTCATGGTCGATTACTACGCTGAAACTTGCCCCGGAGTCGAGGAAGCCGTGGAGGAGGCCGTTAAGAAAGCTACGGCCAACGACAATACCGTTCCAGCGGCGTTGCTTCGCATGCATTTCCACGATTGCTTCATTAGG GGTTGCGACGGGTCGGTGTTGGTGGACTCACAGGGGAATAACACGGCGGAAAAGGACGGGCCACCCAACATCTCCCTCCACGCATTCTACGTGATTGACAATGCGAAGAAGGCGGTCGAGGAATTGTGCCCGGGGGTGGTCTCCTGCGCGGACATACTAGCGCTAGCGGCGAGAGATGCAGTGGCCATA TCTGGAGGGCCCATATGGGAGGTTCCGACAGGAAGGAAAGATGGGAAGATTTCAAGAGCCAGTGACACATCCCAATTGCCAGCTCCCACCTTCAACTTCTCCCAGCTGAAGCAGAGCTTCTCCCAAAGAGGTTTATCTACAGGAAACCTTGTGGCACTCTCAG GTGGTCACACCCTTGGATTTGCACATTGCTCCTCATTCCAGAACAGAATCCACAACTTCGACGCGACGGACGACGTCGACCCGTCGATGAACCCGGCATTCGCAGATAGTCTTAGGAAGGCGTGCCCGGCCCACAACAAGGTGCGGAGCGCGGGGTCGGCGATGGATTCGACCAACACGGTGTTCGACAACACCTACTACAAGCTTCTATTGCAGGGGAAGGGCTTGTTCTCGTCCGACGAGGCGCTCCTGACCCACCGGAAGACTATGGAGCTCGTCGCGCGGTTCGCAGACTCGCAGAAGGCCTTCGAGAGGGCGTTCGTGAAGGCGATGATCAGAATGAGCAGCCTGACCGGCGGGGACGGAGTGAGGCTGGACTGCAGGGTGGTAACGTGA